The following are encoded together in the Serratia nematodiphila DZ0503SBS1 genome:
- a CDS encoding GNAT family N-acetyltransferase codes for MIPAIRIVAIEALPDDYLTRGDFGFTIACYALPQFDSPVDSWPTRPVAPFRKRYPLAPFANEDSVTFLAYRQDDAVGHITLSKNWNGYTLIDEIAVSADARRQGIAGALLDCAKQWARQQETSGMMLETQNNNLAACRCYQHYGFILGGIDRLLYRAEPEIADHEIALFWYLPFNNEIGY; via the coding sequence ATGATCCCGGCCATCCGCATCGTGGCCATTGAGGCGCTGCCCGATGATTACCTGACGCGCGGCGATTTCGGCTTTACCATCGCCTGTTACGCCCTGCCGCAGTTCGACAGCCCGGTCGACAGCTGGCCAACCCGCCCGGTGGCGCCGTTTCGCAAACGCTATCCCCTGGCGCCGTTCGCCAACGAAGACAGCGTGACCTTCCTGGCTTATCGCCAGGACGACGCCGTTGGCCACATCACGCTGAGCAAAAACTGGAACGGCTACACCCTGATCGACGAGATCGCCGTCAGCGCTGACGCGCGCCGCCAGGGCATCGCCGGGGCGCTGCTGGACTGCGCCAAACAGTGGGCGCGGCAGCAGGAAACCTCAGGTATGATGCTCGAAACGCAGAACAACAATCTGGCGGCCTGCCGCTGCTACCAGCACTATGGGTTTATCCTCGGCGGCATCGATCGTTTGCTGTACCGCGCCGAGCCGGAGATCGCCGATCACGAGATCGCGCTGTTCTGGTATTTGCCGTTCAATAACGAAATCGGTTACTGA
- a CDS encoding DUF1460 domain-containing protein translates to MNKNKAVLLMLAIAMSGCAEPPTPATPPTDATVAPPNLQPQMDASTRSKLREILALRAGWPAAQPHGRTVDLISREFLGTPYLANRLIGSQSTPEQLVIDFRGLDCFTYIDYVEALSTARSEGEFVQRLIDIRYVDGKIAFPQRKHFFTDWAQRPHQVAEDITAQLSPHAVSLVKTLNQKADGSSYLPGLPDVQRSVTYIPSDSVDDKVLAQLRTGDYIGIYTNLAGLDVTHTGIFVMTDNGPVLRNASSRKANMRVVDSPFMDYVMATPGIVVLRSLSR, encoded by the coding sequence ATGAACAAGAACAAGGCTGTTTTACTGATGTTAGCTATCGCCATGAGCGGATGCGCCGAGCCCCCCACCCCGGCAACGCCGCCGACCGACGCCACCGTTGCGCCGCCGAACCTGCAGCCGCAGATGGACGCCAGCACCCGCAGCAAGCTGCGTGAGATCCTCGCGCTGCGCGCCGGTTGGCCCGCCGCGCAGCCGCATGGCCGCACCGTCGATTTGATTTCGCGCGAATTCCTCGGCACGCCCTACCTCGCCAACCGCCTGATCGGCTCGCAGAGCACGCCCGAGCAGCTGGTGATCGACTTCCGCGGGCTGGATTGCTTCACCTACATCGATTATGTGGAAGCGCTCAGCACCGCCCGCAGCGAGGGCGAGTTCGTACAGCGGCTGATAGACATCCGCTACGTCGATGGCAAAATCGCCTTCCCGCAACGCAAGCACTTCTTCACCGACTGGGCGCAGCGGCCGCACCAGGTGGCCGAAGACATCACCGCGCAGCTCAGCCCGCACGCCGTCAGCCTCGTGAAAACCCTCAACCAGAAGGCGGACGGCAGCAGCTACCTGCCCGGCTTGCCCGACGTACAGCGCAGCGTGACCTATATCCCCAGCGACAGCGTCGACGACAAGGTGCTGGCCCAACTGCGCACCGGCGATTACATCGGCATTTACACCAATCTCGCCGGGCTGGACGTGACCCACACCGGCATCTTCGTGATGACCGACAACGGCCCGGTGCTGCGCAACGCCTCATCGCGCAAAGCCAACATGCGGGTGGTCGATTCGCCCTTTATGGATTACGTGATGGCTACGCCGGGCATCGTCGTGCTGCGTTCGCTCAGCCGATAA
- a CDS encoding alpha/beta fold hydrolase codes for MIDFDRYVEQAKSYGEWPGGHVDMSPGCVEGVSYRLYRHAAESEDAIVVYHGGGVNSAAGYDVLARQLAAVPTLAVCLVDIRGHGDSAGERGTVERPERIWRDVDVILAEMRRRFPLARRHLLGHSSGAGMLLNYLTRYPGEQQADSLIMLAPELGPFSGIARDLTAAARFAQVRQWPFVANALSGGRWFGQSRAVSLNFPPPVLAAAPDFVCQYSVNMANALTPRAPAKQLAALRLPTLLLAAAQDELFNAQSMQRFVEQHGSVHVAFGLLEGSTHLSCVFDAHRLVLQHISRVSAIGSDEGLAGEGA; via the coding sequence TTGATTGATTTTGACCGCTATGTTGAGCAAGCGAAGTCTTACGGCGAGTGGCCGGGCGGGCATGTGGACATGTCGCCCGGTTGCGTCGAGGGGGTGAGCTATCGCCTGTATCGGCACGCTGCCGAGAGTGAAGACGCGATCGTGGTTTATCACGGCGGCGGGGTTAACAGCGCCGCCGGGTATGACGTTCTTGCGCGCCAGTTGGCCGCCGTGCCGACGCTCGCGGTGTGCCTGGTGGACATCCGCGGGCACGGCGATTCCGCGGGAGAGCGGGGGACGGTTGAGCGGCCTGAGCGTATTTGGCGCGATGTCGATGTCATCCTGGCGGAAATGCGCCGCCGTTTTCCGTTGGCGCGCAGGCACCTGCTGGGCCATTCCAGCGGCGCCGGGATGTTGCTCAACTACCTGACCCGTTATCCTGGCGAGCAGCAGGCGGACAGCCTGATCATGCTGGCGCCGGAGCTGGGGCCATTTTCCGGGATAGCCCGCGATCTGACGGCGGCGGCCCGTTTTGCTCAGGTGCGCCAATGGCCCTTTGTGGCCAATGCGCTCAGCGGTGGGCGATGGTTTGGGCAATCTCGGGCGGTCAGCCTGAATTTTCCCCCGCCTGTGCTGGCCGCCGCCCCCGATTTTGTCTGCCAATACAGCGTCAATATGGCTAACGCGCTGACGCCGCGTGCCCCGGCGAAGCAGCTGGCGGCGCTGCGATTGCCGACCTTGCTGCTGGCGGCAGCGCAGGATGAGTTGTTCAATGCGCAATCCATGCAGCGCTTCGTCGAACAGCATGGCAGCGTGCATGTGGCATTTGGTTTGCTTGAAGGCAGCACGCATTTATCGTGCGTCTTTGATGCCCATCGCCTTGTCCTTCAACATATCTCGCGTGTGTCCGCTATCGGATCCGATGAGGGGCTGGCGGGCGAGGGGGCTTAA
- a CDS encoding MerR family transcriptional regulator — protein sequence MLLKVGELARRSGITVRTLHHYDSIGLLVPSARSDAGYRLYNRADITRLHHIQALRRMGVSLAEVGAILARSGLALPAVIEQQIAMLDQQLAQIAALRGRLQYMHAQLSTGHEPELNDWLTTLELMTMYDKYFTADELAQLPFYQADPARNQEWAALVSSVGQLMAEGVEPQAPQAQALARRWMLMLERDTAGNPAFLTRLNAMHADEPSMREQTGITPTMTDYITRAFAETKLAVYQKYLSAEEYAYVRQHYFTRLQEWPALIAQFHQAMNDGIPSDSPEAVRLAASWLALFQSYAGTNPATQMKIREAMEREPSLTEGTWMTPPLLAYLRQAVTRLMRG from the coding sequence ATGTTATTGAAAGTCGGCGAACTGGCGCGCCGTTCCGGCATTACCGTTCGCACACTGCATCACTACGACAGCATTGGCTTGCTGGTCCCTTCTGCGCGTTCCGACGCCGGTTATCGTTTATACAACCGGGCTGACATCACCCGCTTGCACCACATCCAGGCGCTGCGCCGGATGGGCGTTTCGCTGGCGGAAGTCGGGGCAATTCTGGCGCGTTCAGGGCTGGCGCTTCCGGCGGTGATTGAGCAGCAGATCGCCATGTTGGACCAGCAGTTGGCACAGATCGCCGCATTGCGCGGCCGGCTGCAATACATGCATGCCCAACTCTCCACCGGGCACGAACCAGAACTGAACGACTGGCTAACTACGTTGGAGTTAATGACCATGTACGATAAATACTTTACCGCCGATGAGCTGGCGCAACTGCCGTTCTACCAGGCCGATCCCGCCCGCAATCAGGAATGGGCTGCATTGGTGAGCAGCGTGGGACAACTGATGGCGGAAGGCGTCGAACCTCAGGCGCCACAGGCACAGGCGCTGGCGCGCCGCTGGATGCTGATGCTGGAGCGCGACACCGCCGGCAACCCGGCCTTTCTCACCCGGCTGAACGCCATGCACGCCGACGAACCGTCGATGCGCGAACAGACCGGCATTACACCGACGATGACGGACTACATCACCCGCGCCTTTGCCGAAACCAAGCTGGCTGTCTATCAAAAATACCTGTCGGCGGAAGAGTACGCCTATGTGCGTCAACACTATTTCACCCGCCTGCAGGAGTGGCCGGCTCTGATCGCTCAATTCCATCAAGCGATGAACGACGGCATACCGTCCGATTCGCCGGAGGCGGTGCGATTGGCGGCCAGTTGGCTGGCGCTGTTCCAATCCTATGCAGGCACCAACCCGGCGACGCAAATGAAGATCCGCGAAGCGATGGAACGGGAACCCTCGCTGACCGAGGGCACCTGGATGACTCCGCCGCTTCTGGCCTATCTGCGCCAGGCCGTGACCCGGCTGATGCGCGGTTGA
- a CDS encoding VOC family protein has translation MSQVSTFVMFQGEAQRAIDLYSQVFERFRLMQVQHYDPTPDGRRLIKHASIDFDRQNLVFTDSPISHDFSFTPAVSLFINLPNEEALEQAFHRLAEGGKVLMPLDDYGFSARFGWLNDRFGLSWQLNVPAGDLP, from the coding sequence ATGAGTCAGGTTTCGACCTTTGTCATGTTCCAGGGAGAGGCGCAGCGGGCGATCGACCTTTACAGCCAGGTGTTCGAGCGTTTTCGGCTCATGCAGGTGCAGCATTACGATCCGACGCCGGACGGCCGGCGGTTGATCAAGCATGCGTCCATCGATTTTGATCGGCAGAACCTGGTGTTTACCGATAGCCCGATCAGCCATGACTTCAGCTTTACCCCGGCGGTGTCGTTGTTCATCAACCTGCCTAACGAAGAGGCGCTTGAACAGGCCTTTCACCGGCTGGCGGAGGGCGGCAAGGTGCTGATGCCGCTCGATGACTACGGCTTCAGCGCCCGTTTCGGTTGGCTGAACGATCGTTTCGGCCTCTCCTGGCAGCTCAATGTGCCGGCGGGCGATCTGCCCTGA
- a CDS encoding type II toxin-antitoxin system PemK/MazF family toxin translates to MPIKFAPKVGEILECNYGNYPLSVCQPHEAGFYDGHIPPEMVKNRLVVVLNGKINGNACIIVPLSTTRDSNKIERGLHIEITRELIEDMRFFHPQTRWAKGDLVQQVSRQRLNRARKERGFLTQCLSRELVADIQRAVIKSINAKNMLF, encoded by the coding sequence ATGCCGATCAAATTTGCCCCCAAGGTCGGGGAAATTCTTGAGTGCAACTATGGCAACTATCCCCTATCAGTCTGCCAACCGCATGAAGCCGGCTTTTATGATGGCCACATTCCACCAGAAATGGTGAAGAACCGTTTAGTTGTTGTGTTAAACGGCAAAATTAACGGCAATGCCTGCATTATCGTACCGCTGTCGACCACCAGAGATTCGAACAAGATCGAACGGGGATTGCACATCGAAATTACGCGTGAACTCATCGAAGATATGAGATTCTTTCATCCGCAAACCCGCTGGGCAAAGGGCGATCTGGTGCAGCAAGTCAGCCGCCAACGGCTGAACAGAGCCCGTAAAGAGAGAGGCTTTCTTACCCAGTGTCTGTCGCGCGAGCTTGTTGCTGACATACAACGCGCCGTCATTAAGTCGATCAATGCCAAAAATATGCTGTTCTGA
- a CDS encoding DUF808 domain-containing protein: protein MAGSSLLTLIDDIASLLDDVSLMSKMAAKKTAGVLGDDLALNAQQVTGVKADRELPVVWSVAKGSLINKAILVPLALLISAFAPWAITPLLMVGGAYLCYEGFEKVFHSLSPGKAVQEEKSDGPGANEDAAAYEKRKVKGAIRTDFVLSAEIIAITLGTVAGATFSQQVIVLCGIAVVMTLGVYGIVAGIVRLDDLGLYLSRKGSALARAIGSGIVRAAPYLMKTLSIVGTVAMFMVGGGILTHGLPPVHHLFEDWASYTTVVPTFGHLLQGVVPALLNVAFGLVAGGVVLAVVSALGAVRARFKA, encoded by the coding sequence TTGGCAGGAAGTAGCTTACTTACCCTTATCGACGACATCGCCTCGTTGTTGGACGACGTCTCTTTAATGAGCAAGATGGCGGCAAAAAAAACCGCCGGGGTGCTGGGGGACGATCTGGCGCTCAACGCGCAGCAGGTCACCGGCGTTAAAGCCGACCGTGAACTGCCGGTGGTGTGGAGCGTCGCCAAAGGCTCGTTGATCAACAAGGCGATCCTGGTGCCATTGGCGCTCTTGATCAGTGCCTTCGCGCCCTGGGCGATTACGCCGCTGCTGATGGTGGGCGGCGCCTACCTGTGCTACGAAGGGTTCGAAAAGGTGTTCCACAGCCTGAGCCCCGGCAAGGCGGTGCAGGAGGAGAAATCGGACGGGCCCGGCGCCAATGAGGATGCCGCAGCCTATGAGAAGCGCAAGGTGAAAGGGGCGATACGCACCGACTTTGTGCTGTCTGCCGAGATCATCGCCATCACGCTGGGCACCGTCGCCGGCGCCACCTTCAGCCAACAGGTGATCGTCTTGTGCGGCATCGCCGTCGTGATGACGCTCGGCGTGTACGGCATTGTTGCCGGCATCGTCAGGCTGGACGATCTGGGGCTGTATCTGAGCCGCAAAGGCAGCGCGTTGGCGCGCGCCATCGGCAGCGGCATCGTGCGCGCCGCGCCTTATCTGATGAAAACGCTGTCGATCGTCGGCACTGTCGCCATGTTTATGGTCGGCGGCGGTATTCTGACCCACGGTTTGCCGCCGGTGCATCACCTGTTCGAAGATTGGGCCTCGTACACCACCGTGGTGCCGACGTTTGGCCATCTTTTGCAGGGTGTGGTTCCGGCCCTGCTGAACGTGGCGTTCGGGCTGGTGGCCGGCGGCGTGGTGCTGGCGGTGGTATCGGCGCTGGGGGCGGTACGCGCGCGTTTCAAGGCATGA
- a CDS encoding Yip1 family protein codes for MVSHVWGLLAHPSAEFEQIKSENESVSHLYTHHVLLLAAIPVVCAFIGTTQLGWLSGEGHAIRLDMFTALYTAVAFYLLMLAGVAAMGKVIHWMARRYESRPSLHRCMVFAGYVATPMFLSGVVALYPVVWLCLFVGIIGLCYSGYLLNLGIPHFLNIDSKEGFIFSSSTFAIGILLLELLLGVTVLLWGYGSWLF; via the coding sequence ATGGTCAGTCATGTTTGGGGACTTCTGGCGCATCCCAGCGCCGAGTTCGAACAGATCAAAAGCGAGAATGAAAGCGTCTCGCACCTATACACCCATCACGTGTTGCTCTTGGCAGCCATCCCGGTGGTCTGCGCCTTTATCGGCACCACCCAGTTGGGCTGGCTCTCCGGCGAGGGACATGCCATCAGGCTCGACATGTTTACCGCGCTTTATACCGCCGTGGCGTTCTACCTGCTGATGCTGGCGGGCGTAGCGGCCATGGGGAAAGTCATTCACTGGATGGCGCGGCGTTATGAATCGCGCCCCAGCCTGCACCGCTGCATGGTGTTCGCCGGCTACGTGGCGACCCCGATGTTCCTCAGCGGGGTAGTGGCGCTTTATCCGGTCGTCTGGCTGTGTCTGTTTGTCGGCATTATCGGCCTGTGCTATTCGGGCTATCTGCTGAATCTGGGGATCCCGCACTTCCTGAATATCGACAGTAAGGAAGGGTTCATCTTCTCCAGCTCGACCTTCGCTATCGGCATTCTGTTGCTCGAGCTGCTGCTTGGGGTGACGGTGCTGCTGTGGGGGTACGGTTCCTGGTTATTCTGA
- a CDS encoding acyltransferase produces the protein MSSVITTRQAGIVDVEAGRNVTVIEPCNLYGCRLGDDVFVGPFVEIQRHVSIGARSKIQSHSFICEYVTLGEACFVGHGVTFANDLFKDGAPNADPASWGRTCIGDRVSIGSGATILAVEICSDAVIGAGAVVTRDITRKGIYAGNPARLLRELP, from the coding sequence ATGTCATCCGTTATCACCACCCGCCAGGCGGGGATCGTCGACGTCGAAGCCGGGCGCAACGTTACCGTGATCGAACCCTGCAATCTGTACGGTTGCCGGCTCGGTGACGATGTCTTCGTCGGCCCGTTCGTCGAGATCCAGCGCCACGTCAGCATCGGCGCGCGCAGTAAAATTCAGTCGCACAGCTTTATCTGCGAATACGTCACCCTCGGCGAAGCGTGCTTTGTCGGCCATGGCGTCACCTTCGCCAACGATCTGTTCAAAGACGGCGCGCCCAATGCCGATCCGGCCAGCTGGGGGCGCACCTGCATCGGCGATCGGGTGTCCATCGGCTCCGGCGCCACGATCCTGGCGGTGGAGATCTGCAGCGACGCGGTGATCGGCGCCGGGGCGGTCGTGACCCGCGACATCACCCGCAAGGGGATCTACGCCGGCAACCCGGCGCGCCTGCTGCGGGAGCTGCCGTAA
- a CDS encoding MetQ/NlpA family lipoprotein, whose amino-acid sequence MTLRWRITPLAAAFAAVLALQGCDQKTDQNHIKVGVINGAEQDVAEVARQVAKEKYGLDVELVGFSGSLLPNDATDKGELDANVFQHRPFLEQQNKDHGYKLVAVGNTFVFPMAGYSKKIKSLKELPDGAVIAIPLDPTNLGRALLLLEKTGLISLKPGKGLLPTALDISANPHRYQIMELEGAQLPHVLDDPKVTVAVISTTYINQTGLSPTKDGIFIEDKDSPYTNIIVTREDNKDAPNVQNFIKAYESDEVAKAAEKIFNGGAVKDW is encoded by the coding sequence ATGACCTTACGCTGGCGTATCACCCCTCTGGCGGCGGCCTTCGCCGCCGTATTGGCGCTACAGGGCTGCGATCAAAAAACCGACCAAAACCATATCAAAGTCGGCGTCATCAACGGCGCGGAACAGGACGTGGCGGAAGTCGCCAGGCAGGTGGCGAAAGAGAAATATGGGCTGGACGTCGAGCTGGTCGGCTTCAGCGGCTCGCTGCTGCCGAACGACGCCACCGACAAGGGCGAACTGGACGCCAACGTGTTCCAACACCGCCCATTCCTCGAACAGCAAAACAAAGATCACGGCTACAAGCTGGTGGCGGTCGGCAATACCTTCGTCTTCCCGATGGCCGGCTACTCCAAAAAGATAAAATCGCTGAAAGAGCTGCCGGACGGCGCGGTGATCGCCATCCCGCTCGATCCGACCAACCTGGGGCGCGCCCTGCTGCTGCTGGAAAAAACCGGGCTGATTAGCCTGAAGCCTGGTAAGGGGCTGCTGCCTACCGCCCTGGACATCAGCGCCAACCCGCATCGTTATCAGATCATGGAGCTGGAAGGCGCGCAACTGCCGCACGTGCTGGACGATCCGAAAGTCACCGTCGCCGTCATCAGCACCACCTACATCAACCAGACCGGCCTGTCGCCGACCAAAGACGGCATCTTCATCGAGGATAAAGACTCACCGTACACCAACATCATCGTCACCCGCGAAGACAACAAGGACGCGCCGAACGTGCAGAACTTCATCAAGGCCTATGAGTCGGATGAAGTGGCCAAAGCCGCCGAAAAAATCTTCAACGGCGGCGCGGTGAAAGACTGGTAA
- a CDS encoding GNAT family N-acetyltransferase — translation MSIIHRLAQPDDLNGLLALYRELRPQDAPLRADDARRALQRLLDDPAIRLVVAADEEQPIATCMLALIPGLAHQAQPFGVIEHVVTAEPYRGHGVALAMVEYALQLAWRKGCYKVMLLSGQQRTGAHQLYLKAGFDGDRERGFVIRRPEGR, via the coding sequence ATGAGCATCATTCATCGCCTGGCGCAGCCGGACGATCTCAACGGCCTGTTAGCCTTGTATCGCGAGCTGCGCCCGCAGGACGCGCCGCTGCGCGCCGACGACGCGCGCCGTGCCCTGCAACGCCTGCTGGACGATCCGGCGATCCGCCTGGTGGTGGCGGCGGACGAGGAACAGCCGATCGCCACCTGCATGCTGGCGCTGATCCCGGGGCTGGCGCATCAGGCGCAGCCGTTCGGCGTCATCGAGCACGTGGTGACGGCGGAGCCCTATCGCGGCCACGGCGTGGCGCTCGCGATGGTCGAATACGCGCTGCAGCTGGCCTGGCGCAAGGGCTGTTACAAGGTGATGCTGCTGTCGGGGCAGCAACGCACCGGCGCGCACCAGCTTTATCTCAAAGCGGGTTTCGACGGCGATCGCGAGCGGGGATTTGTCATCAGGCGGCCCGAGGGCCGATAG
- a CDS encoding GNAT family N-acetyltransferase produces the protein MTLSAPVLSLLDATPDDMAAVQRIYTHHVLHGAASFEEQPPTRAEMQLRLAKVQAAGLPWLVAKSEGRIVGYCYATPYRPRPAYRFTVEDSVYIAEGQQGKGVGKALLSALIARCEQGPWRQMLAIVGDSAANRGSLALHQSLGFTSVGTLKAVGFKLGEWRDTHIMQRTLGAGDNQHP, from the coding sequence ATGACGCTCTCCGCTCCCGTACTCAGCCTCCTTGACGCCACACCGGACGATATGGCCGCCGTGCAGCGTATTTACACCCACCACGTGCTGCACGGAGCCGCCTCGTTTGAAGAACAACCGCCGACGCGGGCGGAAATGCAGCTGCGGTTGGCCAAGGTGCAAGCAGCCGGGCTGCCCTGGCTGGTGGCGAAAAGCGAAGGCCGTATTGTGGGCTACTGCTATGCCACGCCGTATCGCCCCCGGCCGGCCTATCGCTTTACCGTGGAAGACTCGGTGTATATCGCCGAAGGGCAGCAGGGCAAAGGCGTCGGCAAGGCGCTGCTGAGCGCGCTGATCGCCCGCTGCGAGCAAGGTCCCTGGCGCCAGATGCTGGCGATCGTCGGCGATTCCGCCGCCAACCGCGGCTCGCTGGCGCTGCACCAGTCGCTCGGCTTTACCAGCGTCGGGACGTTAAAGGCCGTGGGATTCAAGCTGGGGGAATGGCGCGACACCCACATCATGCAGCGCACGCTGGGCGCGGGCGACAATCAGCATCCTTGA